A genomic region of Plasmodium cynomolgi strain B DNA, chromosome 5, whole genome shotgun sequence contains the following coding sequences:
- a CDS encoding hypothetical protein (putative), which produces MYSSTLNAGSIRKKKKSRWLGDNMNHVATNDNGVYGGSNGVYGGSNGGYGGSNGGYGGSNGGYGGSNGGYGGSNGGYGGNSGNSHNNFGGNNYGYSAGNYGYASGNYDYAGGSFNYGGHNYNGGNYASGTYASGNYASGNYTSGNYTSGNYNYEANNNAPFTAKGNHFAGNSNQEKGAGNKSFFQNMASGSYTQSFKGGVPPHCEPQNLPNVADGYHTKNRNKRGNMNNKKKGYKFAKDEKIRGLLRTATNEDDLVKAIGFAKNAGLHFEAKLGSKKLNKLKLEGEDGAPSEV; this is translated from the coding sequence atgtactcTTCTACCTTGAATGCGGGTTCGATtcggaagaagaaaaagtcgCGCTGGCTGGGGGATAACATGAATCATGTCGCCACGAATGATAACGGTGTGTACGGCGGCAGCAATGGTGTGTACGGCGGCAGCAATGGTGGGTACGGCGGTAGCAATGGTGGGTACGGAGGCAGTAACGGAGGGTACGGAGGCAGTAACGGTGGGTACGGAGGCAGTAACGGTGGGTACGGCGGGAACAGCGGGAACAGCCACAACAATTTTGGAGGCAATAACTATGGCTACTCGGCGGGAAATTACGGCTACGCTAGTGGAAATTACGACTACGCGGGGGGGAGCTTCAACTACGGAGGTCACAACTATAACGGTGGAAACTATGCGAGCGGTACGTACGCCAGCGGAAACTACGCCAGCGGAAACTACACCAGCGGAAACTACACCAGCGGAAACTACAACTACGAAGCGAATAATAACGCGCCCTTCACAGCCAAGGGAAACCACTTCGCTGGAAATAGCAACCAAGAAAAAGGCGCAGGAAACAAAAGCTTCTTTCAAAACATGGCGTCCGGGTCTTATACGCAGAGTTTCAAGGGTGGAGTCCCCCCCCATTGCGAGCCTCAAAATTTGCCCAACGTGGCGGACGGGTACCACACAAAAAACAGAAACAAGAGAGGTAATatgaacaataaaaaaaagggctacAAATTTGCTAAGGACGAAAAGATTAGGGGTTTGCTGCGCACAGCAACGAATGAAGACGATTTGGTGAAGGCCATCGGCTTTGCTAAGAATGCAGgtctccattttgaggcCAAATTGGGCAGCAAAAAGCTTAACAAGCTCAAGTTAGAGGGGGAAGACGGGGCGCCTTCGGAGGTTTGA